Proteins encoded together in one Aliidongia dinghuensis window:
- a CDS encoding pentapeptide repeat-containing protein has protein sequence MARNLVEALKAHALWLNRRTGGIRLDQPWIDFSGIRFAHCDFRKARLPGSRFVAADFSDGNFAEADLFAADFDQATLRRTKFQKADLRGSSFRGATLVEADFTDADLSGGVLFDAGGPQEEKMNRPFGSREGADMKSADLSNAHAAGSVFRGVTLTNANLRNIDFRKADLRNSDLTGADLTGADLTGADLAGANLTDAALENSKLEGANMVRTIGSIARLESEAQRDVNRMIADHRKWVATNGVEGTQGNFTGLDLRSLDLTGYDLSAAVFKAANLTRVPCKGATLTLCDFTDAVLAGADLSGAILKGAMFKAADLRGVDLSNADAGPAEILDAKRRPTGRHWPANFLAAKLRGAKLAGTRLDSANLIGADLLDVDLTTASMVDVRR, from the coding sequence ATGGCGCGCAATTTGGTTGAGGCGCTCAAGGCGCATGCGCTTTGGCTGAATCGGCGGACCGGCGGCATTCGGCTCGATCAACCGTGGATTGATTTTTCCGGCATCCGCTTCGCCCACTGCGACTTCCGCAAGGCGCGCCTGCCGGGCTCCCGTTTCGTCGCGGCGGATTTTTCCGACGGCAATTTCGCGGAAGCCGACCTGTTCGCCGCCGATTTCGACCAGGCGACGCTGCGGCGTACCAAGTTCCAGAAGGCCGACTTGCGCGGCTCGAGCTTCCGCGGCGCCACGCTGGTCGAGGCCGACTTCACCGACGCCGATCTCTCGGGCGGAGTGTTGTTCGACGCCGGCGGCCCGCAAGAGGAGAAGATGAACCGGCCGTTCGGCAGCCGCGAGGGTGCCGACATGAAGAGCGCCGACCTCAGCAACGCGCATGCCGCAGGCTCGGTGTTCCGCGGCGTCACGCTGACGAACGCCAATCTGCGCAACATCGACTTCCGCAAGGCCGACCTGCGCAACAGCGACCTTACGGGCGCCGACCTTACCGGGGCCGATCTTACCGGCGCCGATCTCGCGGGTGCCAACCTGACCGATGCGGCGCTCGAGAACTCGAAGCTCGAGGGCGCCAACATGGTGCGCACGATCGGCAGTATTGCCCGGCTCGAGAGCGAGGCGCAGCGCGACGTGAACCGGATGATCGCAGATCACCGCAAATGGGTCGCGACCAACGGTGTCGAGGGTACCCAGGGCAATTTCACCGGACTCGACCTGCGTTCGCTCGATCTGACCGGCTACGACCTGTCGGCGGCCGTATTCAAGGCCGCCAACCTGACGCGCGTGCCGTGCAAGGGGGCGACGCTCACGCTCTGCGACTTCACCGATGCCGTGCTGGCCGGCGCCGACCTCTCGGGCGCCATCCTCAAGGGCGCCATGTTCAAGGCCGCCGACCTACGCGGCGTCGATCTCTCGAATGCCGACGCGGGGCCTGCCGAGATCCTCGATGCGAAACGCCGGCCGACTGGCCGGCACTGGCCCGCCAACTTCCTTGCGGCCAAGCTCCGGGGGGCGAAGCTCGCCGGCACGCGGCTCGACAGCGCCAACCTGATCGGTGCCGACCTGCTCGACGTCGACCTCACGACCGCCTCGATGGTGGACGTGCGGCGATAG
- a CDS encoding HNH endonuclease — MMNLQTLVLNADYRPLSYHPLSLWSWRDALTALMLDRVALVANYDVQARSPSRAMSVPSVVALKHYKKIDGFPAFTRYNIYLRDEFTCQYCGDEFPTEVLTFDHVIPRSRGGRTSWENVVAACGHCNHVKANRTPREAGMPLLKEPVRPSKTALNRKAPDLRYRDYHHSWLDYLYWDSELDD, encoded by the coding sequence ATGATGAATCTGCAGACGCTGGTGCTGAACGCGGATTATCGGCCGTTGTCCTATCATCCGCTGTCGTTGTGGTCGTGGCGCGACGCGCTGACCGCCCTCATGCTCGACCGGGTGGCGCTGGTCGCGAACTACGACGTGCAGGCCCGCTCGCCGAGCCGCGCCATGTCGGTGCCGAGCGTGGTGGCCTTGAAGCACTACAAGAAGATCGACGGGTTCCCGGCCTTCACGCGCTACAACATCTACCTGCGCGACGAATTCACCTGCCAATATTGCGGCGACGAGTTCCCGACCGAGGTGCTGACTTTCGACCATGTCATCCCGCGCTCACGCGGCGGGCGGACGAGCTGGGAGAATGTCGTCGCCGCCTGCGGGCACTGCAACCACGTGAAGGCAAACCGCACGCCGCGCGAGGCCGGCATGCCGCTCTTGAAGGAGCCGGTCCGCCCGTCCAAGACCGCGCTCAACCGCAAGGCGCCGGACCTGCGCTATCGCGACTACCACCACAGCTGGCTCGACTATCTCTACTGGGACAGCGAGCTCGACGATTAG